The Acinetobacter calcoaceticus sequence CGTCATGTGTCTAATCAAGTGATTTTTTTGCATCAAGGGAAAATTGAAGAACAGGGCCATCCTGATGAAGTACTCAATAACCCGAAAAGTGAACGTTTAAAGCAATTTTTAACGGGTAGTTTAAAATAAGCTGTTCATACCGAGTATGGTGAAATTTTTTACAAAGGATTCTCACCGTACTCGGTTGCTTTTTAATTATATTTTATAAATGAGTATTTTTAGAAAATACATTAATAATCACGATACCTGCAATCATTAGAGTTAAACCAATGCAGGCTGCTAAGTCTAAATGCTGTTTATAGAATATCCAGCCAATGGCTGAAATTAAAATAATACCTGCACCAGACCAAATGGCATATGCAATTCCGATTGGAATCGTTTTTAGCGTAAGGGACAATAAATAAAAAGCAATTGCATAGCCTACAACTGTAATGATAGATGGAATCGGAACAGTAAAACCTTGAGATGCTTTTAAGGCTGAAGTTGCAATGACTTCACAAGCAATCGCAATTGCTAAATAAAGATAAGACATGGAGAGCTGCGCCAGAATGAGTTTTAATCAATCTATATGAAATGTTGAAATGGTTTGACCAGTTTTAACGATTATTTAATTTTTTTGGTACAAAAATATTAGTAAATCAAACTGAACTGATAAATTGATTTTATCACTAGCAAAGCAATATAAACCATTAATAAAAACTAATCGCCAATGGTTAAAGCGCCATGTTTAATCGACAGCATAAGCTAGGATTGATGCTCTCATATCTCTCTTCGCATGCTGTAAATTATGAATGAGTAGCGATTTTTCCTATATTGTTTTGGGTGGCAAGCATATTTTTTGCTAGCTCTCCTAAGCGCATCAAAGCGTTTAACATTTTTGGGTTCAACTCAAAACACGCTGCAATACGTAAACAATGACTAAAACGCTTATCAGCCGAACATAAAATTCCTGGCATACATAAGATTGTTTCATCCATTGCCTGATGAAACAATTCTAATGTGTCGATAGATTCAGGTAGTTCTAGCCATAAAATAAATCCAGCTTGTGGGCGACTGACTCGAGTACCGAGCGGGAAATAACGACAAATATAAGACTTGATGGTGTCAATTTGTTGTTGATAGCGTTTTTTGAGTTGACGTAAATGTAGGTCATAACCGCCATTTTCTAAGAAAAGTCCTAAAGTTTCGGTGAGTAAAACTGGTTCTGCAACAGTTGACGTAAATTTTAGTTGCTGCACAATATTACGGAAGCGCCCAGCTTCTAACCAACCAATTCGATAGTCAGGTGCCACAGTCTTGGTATAGCTACTACATACTAGTACCCATCCATTTTGATCAAATGCCTTAATGTTGGGTAAGAGGGGTTCGGCTAGTTGCAATTCGGCATACATCGCATCTTCAATAACAGGAACTTGAAACTGATTAGCGAGCTCTGCCAAGCGACGGCGGCTACTTTCGGGCATACTAAAACCGAGAGGATTATGTCCTGTCGGAATCGTTAATATGGCTTGTACACTTTGTGATTTTAAGAGCTCCTCAAGCGTATCTAGACACATGCCTGTATGTGGCGAAGTCGGTACTTCTACAATTTTTCGGCCTAAATTATAAAGGAGCGGGTACAAATTATGAAAAGTAGGAATCTCAAGGGCTACGGTGTCACCAGCTTGAGTGGTGGCCATAATTGCGAGACTTAAAGCTTCCATCGTGCCGTGAGTCAGCACAATATCATCTGCTGAAAGAAACATACCGAGTTGTAAGCTTCGTCTAGCAATTTGTGTACGTAGTCGTGTTGACCCAGGTGGTAAGGTATAGCTTTTAAAAATATCTGGTTGTGTTCGTAAAACCTGTGCAGTTAAGCGTTTTAAACGTTCAATTGGGTAGAAATTTTCCCCTGAGGGG is a genomic window containing:
- the abeS gene encoding multidrug efflux SMR transporter AbeS encodes the protein MSYLYLAIAIACEVIATSALKASQGFTVPIPSIITVVGYAIAFYLLSLTLKTIPIGIAYAIWSGAGIILISAIGWIFYKQHLDLAACIGLTLMIAGIVIINVFSKNTHL
- a CDS encoding PLP-dependent aminotransferase family protein, encoding MDMYKYKKVSDDLTLQIQNGRQPIGSRLPSIRDCANHYQVSINTVKEAYRQLEDQGLISVRPQSGYYVCHAPSNLPELEERYVSEEKVPLSGISCFLAQIVKKQMDPAYINLALACPSGENFYPIERLKRLTAQVLRTQPDIFKSYTLPPGSTRLRTQIARRSLQLGMFLSADDIVLTHGTMEALSLAIMATTQAGDTVALEIPTFHNLYPLLYNLGRKIVEVPTSPHTGMCLDTLEELLKSQSVQAILTIPTGHNPLGFSMPESSRRRLAELANQFQVPVIEDAMYAELQLAEPLLPNIKAFDQNGWVLVCSSYTKTVAPDYRIGWLEAGRFRNIVQQLKFTSTVAEPVLLTETLGLFLENGGYDLHLRQLKKRYQQQIDTIKSYICRYFPLGTRVSRPQAGFILWLELPESIDTLELFHQAMDETILCMPGILCSADKRFSHCLRIAACFELNPKMLNALMRLGELAKNMLATQNNIGKIATHS